In the genome of Triticum urartu cultivar G1812 chromosome 5, Tu2.1, whole genome shotgun sequence, one region contains:
- the LOC125507703 gene encoding uncharacterized protein LOC125507703 isoform X2, producing the protein MAKLRANASTGHLRVYGTSLSDDGALPWKEREQDTSLLRKIEHHRDEAVKLLASHLYLRRFLDAATSVGLLDPVSNIVVSALLAAAADPVDGASALVGVDKDMKQRSLDGLVAFLTCFFPHLTDWEAVRYLVLAEAGPLIAARIVVEDRRTKCFRPGSAATNGALKLALKCAMVAAKHPCPSELAGVWLSLCSSLDTLEKAVSLLSAVRPNSPGDILHTLAKQTADVPCPAPVGIASSLIRPWELAARRSERAAKVTHQYSWSLRRVLLHTIHGFYLQALARLPGGELRSRYHRSMLKAGHCYGPFDPVTNIIVNTIWYEATFPPLSQLDELDILGTLNLMRIEAQSFYGLVSFLCTRDKDLNADQAIRFLLNTDLNMTATKHCSSVQEEQETFRAAATAAWHPRPDAQAGFLSSCKTPAVLSLLSDNGGQQQLSSQCVQQLAMLLSSAFHSTGILVQQKQPVAIYKRRLDLTMYEGRIQRRAHRRISRKVKAALSRYEEQACYQLHVVCGVNTHVSGPDESMHSIMMQKKKDPVEEDYYHHTHANFLVTRNVGSVGSVPVLFFAELSNKNDDQDSQLLCCPVEFPLPGAEPVRCLFCEQEGIRIVHPASGEGFHGHEVEFEKMVRGEDLFENVDYPEEYDNDRILTNSKFVTDTVADGLDEDCMYLGSDDFRIKESDGHESDYYGKE; encoded by the exons ATGGCCAAGCTGAGAGCCAACGCCAGCACCGGCCATCTCCGCGTCTACGGTACGTCGCTGTCTGATGATGGCGCCCTGCCGTGGAAGGAGAGGGAGCAGGACACATCACTCCTCCGCAAGATCGAGCACCACCGCGACGAAGCCGTCAAGCTGCTCGCCTCGCACCTCTATCTGCGACGGTTCCTCGATGCGGCGACCTCCGTCGGCCTGCTCGATCCGGTCTCCAACATAGTCGTCAGCGCCCTGCTTGCCGCCGCCGCAGATCCCGTCGACGGGGCCTCGGCGCTCGTCGGCGTCGACAAGGACATGAAGCAGCGCTCCCTCGACGGCCTCGTCGCCTTCCTCACATGCTTCTTCCCTCACCTCACCGACTGGGAGGCCGTCAGGTACCTTGTCCTCGCCGAAGCCGGCCCCCTCATTGCTGCGCGCATCGTCGTCGAGGACCGCCGCACCAAGTGCTTCCGCCCAGGCTCCGCGGCCACCAATGGCGCCCTCAAGCTCGCTCTCAAGTGCGCAATGGTGGCCGCCAAGCATCCGTGTCCCTCCGAGCTCGCAGGCGTTTGGCTGTCCTTGTGCTCCTCCCTCGACACCCTCGAGAAGGCCGTCTCCTTGCTCTCGGCGGTGCGGCCCAATTCCCCCGGCGACATCCTCCACACTCTGGCCAAGCAGACGGCAGATGTCCCTTGTCCTGCTCCTGTTGGCATAGCCAGCAGCCTCATCAGGCCATGGGAGCTTGCAGCCCGTCGCAGTGAGCGCGCCGCCAAGGTGACCCACCAGTATTCTTGGTCACTAAGGCGAGTGCTCCTACATACGATCCATGGTTTCTACCTGCAGGCACTGGCCAGGTTGCCGGGCGGCGAGCTGAGGTCTCGTTACCACCGTAGCATGCTCAAGGCTGGCCATTGCTACGGCCCTTTCGATCCTGTCACCAACATCATCGTTAACACCATCTGGTATGAAGCCACCTTCCCACCACTGAGTCAACTGGACGAGCTCGACATCCTCGGCACCTTGAACCTGATGCGGATTGAAGCACAATCCTTTTACGGACTTGTCTCTTTCCTCTGCACCCGTGACAAAGATCTCAACGCCGATCAGGCCATAAGGTTCCTGCTCAACACGGATCTCAACATGACCGCGACAAAGCACTGCAGCAGTGTCCAGGAAGAACAAGAAACCTTCAGGGCTGCTGCAACTGCGGCATGGCACCCCAGACCCGATGCCCAAGCAGGATTCCTCAGCTCTTGCAAGACGCCTGCAGTCCTGTCACTGCTGTCAGATAATGGGGGACAACAACAGCTCTCTTCTCAATGTGTCCAGCAGCTTGCCATGCTATTGTCATCTGCTTTCCATTCCACTGGCATTTTAGTCCAGCAGAAGCAACCAGTTGCTATTTATAAACGACGGCTCGATCTTACCATGTATGAGGGACGCATACAGCGAAGGGCTCATAGAAGAATCTCCAGAAAGGTCAAGGCTGCACTAAGCAGATATGAG GAACAAGCATGTTATCAGCTTCATGTGGTCTGCGGTGTGAATACACATGTGTCTGGTCCTGACGAGAGTATGCACTCCATCAtgatgcaaaagaaaaaagatccTGTTGAAGAGGACTACTACCACCACACACATGCCAACTTTCTGGTGACCCGGAATGTTGGCTCTGTAGGTTCAGTTCCAGTACTCTTCTTTGCTGAGCTTAGCAACAAGAACGACGACCAGGATAGCCAGCTTCTATGCTGCCCTGTGGAGTTTCCACTACCAGGGGCtg AACCAGTGCGCTGCCTTTTCTGCGAGCAAGAGGGGATCAGGATTGTACACCCGGCTAGTGGGGAGGGATTCCATGGGCACGAGGTGGAGTTTGAGAAGATGGTTCGCGGGGAGGATTTATTCGAAAATGTCGACTATCCAGAGGAGTACGACAATGATCGCATACTAACTAATAGCAAATTTGTTACGGACACTGTGGCTGATGGACTCGATGAGGACTGCATGTACCTTGGTAGCGATGACTTCAGAATCAAGGAATCCGACGGTCATGAGTCGGATTATTATGGAAAGGAGTAG
- the LOC125507703 gene encoding uncharacterized protein LOC125507703 isoform X1, with protein sequence MAKLRANASTGHLRVYGTSLSDDGALPWKEREQDTSLLRKIEHHRDEAVKLLASHLYLRRFLDAATSVGLLDPVSNIVVSALLAAAADPVDGASALVGVDKDMKQRSLDGLVAFLTCFFPHLTDWEAVRYLVLAEAGPLIAARIVVEDRRTKCFRPGSAATNGALKLALKCAMVAAKHPCPSELAGVWLSLCSSLDTLEKAVSLLSAVRPNSPGDILHTLAKQTADVPCPAPVGIASSLIRPWELAARRSERAAKVTHQYSWSLRRVLLHTIHGFYLQALARLPGGELRSRYHRSMLKAGHCYGPFDPVTNIIVNTIWYEATFPPLSQLDELDILGTLNLMRIEAQSFYGLVSFLCTRDKDLNADQAIRFLLNTDLNMTATKHCSSVQEEQETFRAAATAAWHPRPDAQAGFLSSCKTPAVLSLLSDNGGQQQLSSQCVQQLAMLLSSAFHSTGILVQQKQPVAIYKRRLDLTMYEGRIQRRAHRRISRKVKAALSRYEVQNSEQACYQLHVVCGVNTHVSGPDESMHSIMMQKKKDPVEEDYYHHTHANFLVTRNVGSVGSVPVLFFAELSNKNDDQDSQLLCCPVEFPLPGAEPVRCLFCEQEGIRIVHPASGEGFHGHEVEFEKMVRGEDLFENVDYPEEYDNDRILTNSKFVTDTVADGLDEDCMYLGSDDFRIKESDGHESDYYGKE encoded by the exons ATGGCCAAGCTGAGAGCCAACGCCAGCACCGGCCATCTCCGCGTCTACGGTACGTCGCTGTCTGATGATGGCGCCCTGCCGTGGAAGGAGAGGGAGCAGGACACATCACTCCTCCGCAAGATCGAGCACCACCGCGACGAAGCCGTCAAGCTGCTCGCCTCGCACCTCTATCTGCGACGGTTCCTCGATGCGGCGACCTCCGTCGGCCTGCTCGATCCGGTCTCCAACATAGTCGTCAGCGCCCTGCTTGCCGCCGCCGCAGATCCCGTCGACGGGGCCTCGGCGCTCGTCGGCGTCGACAAGGACATGAAGCAGCGCTCCCTCGACGGCCTCGTCGCCTTCCTCACATGCTTCTTCCCTCACCTCACCGACTGGGAGGCCGTCAGGTACCTTGTCCTCGCCGAAGCCGGCCCCCTCATTGCTGCGCGCATCGTCGTCGAGGACCGCCGCACCAAGTGCTTCCGCCCAGGCTCCGCGGCCACCAATGGCGCCCTCAAGCTCGCTCTCAAGTGCGCAATGGTGGCCGCCAAGCATCCGTGTCCCTCCGAGCTCGCAGGCGTTTGGCTGTCCTTGTGCTCCTCCCTCGACACCCTCGAGAAGGCCGTCTCCTTGCTCTCGGCGGTGCGGCCCAATTCCCCCGGCGACATCCTCCACACTCTGGCCAAGCAGACGGCAGATGTCCCTTGTCCTGCTCCTGTTGGCATAGCCAGCAGCCTCATCAGGCCATGGGAGCTTGCAGCCCGTCGCAGTGAGCGCGCCGCCAAGGTGACCCACCAGTATTCTTGGTCACTAAGGCGAGTGCTCCTACATACGATCCATGGTTTCTACCTGCAGGCACTGGCCAGGTTGCCGGGCGGCGAGCTGAGGTCTCGTTACCACCGTAGCATGCTCAAGGCTGGCCATTGCTACGGCCCTTTCGATCCTGTCACCAACATCATCGTTAACACCATCTGGTATGAAGCCACCTTCCCACCACTGAGTCAACTGGACGAGCTCGACATCCTCGGCACCTTGAACCTGATGCGGATTGAAGCACAATCCTTTTACGGACTTGTCTCTTTCCTCTGCACCCGTGACAAAGATCTCAACGCCGATCAGGCCATAAGGTTCCTGCTCAACACGGATCTCAACATGACCGCGACAAAGCACTGCAGCAGTGTCCAGGAAGAACAAGAAACCTTCAGGGCTGCTGCAACTGCGGCATGGCACCCCAGACCCGATGCCCAAGCAGGATTCCTCAGCTCTTGCAAGACGCCTGCAGTCCTGTCACTGCTGTCAGATAATGGGGGACAACAACAGCTCTCTTCTCAATGTGTCCAGCAGCTTGCCATGCTATTGTCATCTGCTTTCCATTCCACTGGCATTTTAGTCCAGCAGAAGCAACCAGTTGCTATTTATAAACGACGGCTCGATCTTACCATGTATGAGGGACGCATACAGCGAAGGGCTCATAGAAGAATCTCCAGAAAGGTCAAGGCTGCACTAAGCAGATATGAGGTGCAGAATTCA GAACAAGCATGTTATCAGCTTCATGTGGTCTGCGGTGTGAATACACATGTGTCTGGTCCTGACGAGAGTATGCACTCCATCAtgatgcaaaagaaaaaagatccTGTTGAAGAGGACTACTACCACCACACACATGCCAACTTTCTGGTGACCCGGAATGTTGGCTCTGTAGGTTCAGTTCCAGTACTCTTCTTTGCTGAGCTTAGCAACAAGAACGACGACCAGGATAGCCAGCTTCTATGCTGCCCTGTGGAGTTTCCACTACCAGGGGCtg AACCAGTGCGCTGCCTTTTCTGCGAGCAAGAGGGGATCAGGATTGTACACCCGGCTAGTGGGGAGGGATTCCATGGGCACGAGGTGGAGTTTGAGAAGATGGTTCGCGGGGAGGATTTATTCGAAAATGTCGACTATCCAGAGGAGTACGACAATGATCGCATACTAACTAATAGCAAATTTGTTACGGACACTGTGGCTGATGGACTCGATGAGGACTGCATGTACCTTGGTAGCGATGACTTCAGAATCAAGGAATCCGACGGTCATGAGTCGGATTATTATGGAAAGGAGTAG
- the LOC125507703 gene encoding uncharacterized protein LOC125507703 isoform X3 — protein MAKLRANASTGHLRVYGTSLSDDGALPWKEREQDTSLLRKIEHHRDEAVKLLASHLYLRRFLDAATSVGLLDPVSNIVVSALLAAAADPVDGASALVGVDKDMKQRSLDGLVAFLTCFFPHLTDWEAVRYLVLAEAGPLIAARIVVEDRRTKCFRPGSAATNGALKLALKCAMVAAKHPCPSELAGVWLSLCSSLDTLEKAVSLLSAVRPNSPGDILHTLAKQTADVPCPAPVGIASSLIRPWELAARRSERAAKVTHQYSWSLRRVLLHTIHGFYLQALARLPGGELRSRYHRSMLKAGHCYGPFDPVTNIIVNTIWYEATFPPLSQLDELDILGTLNLMRIEAQSFYGLVSFLCTRDKDLNADQAIRFLLNTDLNMTATKHCSSVQEEQETFRAAATAAWHPRPDAQAGFLSSCKTPAVLSLLSDNGGQQQLSSQCVQQLAMLLSSAFHSTGILVQQKQPVAIYKRRLDLTMYEGRIQRRAHRRISRKVKAALSRYEVQNSEQACYQLHVVCGVNTHVSGPDESMHSIMMQKKKDPVEEDYYHHTHANFLVTRNVGSVEPVRCLFCEQEGIRIVHPASGEGFHGHEVEFEKMVRGEDLFENVDYPEEYDNDRILTNSKFVTDTVADGLDEDCMYLGSDDFRIKESDGHESDYYGKE, from the exons ATGGCCAAGCTGAGAGCCAACGCCAGCACCGGCCATCTCCGCGTCTACGGTACGTCGCTGTCTGATGATGGCGCCCTGCCGTGGAAGGAGAGGGAGCAGGACACATCACTCCTCCGCAAGATCGAGCACCACCGCGACGAAGCCGTCAAGCTGCTCGCCTCGCACCTCTATCTGCGACGGTTCCTCGATGCGGCGACCTCCGTCGGCCTGCTCGATCCGGTCTCCAACATAGTCGTCAGCGCCCTGCTTGCCGCCGCCGCAGATCCCGTCGACGGGGCCTCGGCGCTCGTCGGCGTCGACAAGGACATGAAGCAGCGCTCCCTCGACGGCCTCGTCGCCTTCCTCACATGCTTCTTCCCTCACCTCACCGACTGGGAGGCCGTCAGGTACCTTGTCCTCGCCGAAGCCGGCCCCCTCATTGCTGCGCGCATCGTCGTCGAGGACCGCCGCACCAAGTGCTTCCGCCCAGGCTCCGCGGCCACCAATGGCGCCCTCAAGCTCGCTCTCAAGTGCGCAATGGTGGCCGCCAAGCATCCGTGTCCCTCCGAGCTCGCAGGCGTTTGGCTGTCCTTGTGCTCCTCCCTCGACACCCTCGAGAAGGCCGTCTCCTTGCTCTCGGCGGTGCGGCCCAATTCCCCCGGCGACATCCTCCACACTCTGGCCAAGCAGACGGCAGATGTCCCTTGTCCTGCTCCTGTTGGCATAGCCAGCAGCCTCATCAGGCCATGGGAGCTTGCAGCCCGTCGCAGTGAGCGCGCCGCCAAGGTGACCCACCAGTATTCTTGGTCACTAAGGCGAGTGCTCCTACATACGATCCATGGTTTCTACCTGCAGGCACTGGCCAGGTTGCCGGGCGGCGAGCTGAGGTCTCGTTACCACCGTAGCATGCTCAAGGCTGGCCATTGCTACGGCCCTTTCGATCCTGTCACCAACATCATCGTTAACACCATCTGGTATGAAGCCACCTTCCCACCACTGAGTCAACTGGACGAGCTCGACATCCTCGGCACCTTGAACCTGATGCGGATTGAAGCACAATCCTTTTACGGACTTGTCTCTTTCCTCTGCACCCGTGACAAAGATCTCAACGCCGATCAGGCCATAAGGTTCCTGCTCAACACGGATCTCAACATGACCGCGACAAAGCACTGCAGCAGTGTCCAGGAAGAACAAGAAACCTTCAGGGCTGCTGCAACTGCGGCATGGCACCCCAGACCCGATGCCCAAGCAGGATTCCTCAGCTCTTGCAAGACGCCTGCAGTCCTGTCACTGCTGTCAGATAATGGGGGACAACAACAGCTCTCTTCTCAATGTGTCCAGCAGCTTGCCATGCTATTGTCATCTGCTTTCCATTCCACTGGCATTTTAGTCCAGCAGAAGCAACCAGTTGCTATTTATAAACGACGGCTCGATCTTACCATGTATGAGGGACGCATACAGCGAAGGGCTCATAGAAGAATCTCCAGAAAGGTCAAGGCTGCACTAAGCAGATATGAGGTGCAGAATTCA GAACAAGCATGTTATCAGCTTCATGTGGTCTGCGGTGTGAATACACATGTGTCTGGTCCTGACGAGAGTATGCACTCCATCAtgatgcaaaagaaaaaagatccTGTTGAAGAGGACTACTACCACCACACACATGCCAACTTTCTGGTGACCCGGAATGTTGGCTCTGTAG AACCAGTGCGCTGCCTTTTCTGCGAGCAAGAGGGGATCAGGATTGTACACCCGGCTAGTGGGGAGGGATTCCATGGGCACGAGGTGGAGTTTGAGAAGATGGTTCGCGGGGAGGATTTATTCGAAAATGTCGACTATCCAGAGGAGTACGACAATGATCGCATACTAACTAATAGCAAATTTGTTACGGACACTGTGGCTGATGGACTCGATGAGGACTGCATGTACCTTGGTAGCGATGACTTCAGAATCAAGGAATCCGACGGTCATGAGTCGGATTATTATGGAAAGGAGTAG